AACACCAAACGCATCCTCGAACTCGACCCCGCCGCCAGCAAGGAACTCCTCCAGGACCTGTGGAGCCACGCCGGCTCGCCCGCCCTGACCTACACCCACACCTGGGAGCCCGGCGACATCGTCATGTGGGACCAGCTCGGCACCATCCACGCCAAGACGGCCTTCGACCCCGGCGACCGGCGCATCCTGCGCAAGGTCGTGGCCATCTTCGACGACCCGACCGAGCCCTGGCGAGCGGAGGCCGCGGCGTGACCGTCACCCCCGCCAGCCTGCACCGCGGCCGGGACGCCACCACCCCCGCGCTGCGCACCGCCCTCGACCTGCTCGACCGCAGGACCCGCCACCAGGCCGCCTACCACCTCGGCTGGATCACCGCGGCCGGCGCGCCGACCGCCGCCGACGGCGGCAAGGCCGTACGCCCCGCACTGGCCCTGCTGTCGGCCCAGGCGGTCGGCGCGCCCGCCGACACCGCGCTGCCCGGGGCCGTCGCCGTCGAACTGGTCCACAACTTCTCGCTGCTGCACGACGACCTGATGGACGGCGACGAGGAGCGCCGCCACCGCCGTACCGTCTGGGCGCTGTGGGGCGCCAGCAGCGCCATCCTCACCGGTGACGCGCTGCTGGCCCTCGCCCAGGAGGTGCTGCTCGACTGCGGGCTGCCCACCGCGGCCGCCGCGGCCGGCCTGCTCGCCCGCACCACCCGCCGGCTGATCCACGGCCAGGTCCAGGACATGGCCTTCGAGCAGCGCCAGCACGTGACGGTCGAGGAGTGCCTGGAGATGGCCGCCGGCAAGACCGGCGCACTGCTGTCGGCGAGCGCCGCGATCGGCGCGGTGCTGGCCGGCGCGCCCCGGCCCGTCGTGGACGCCCTCGCCCTCTACGGCGAACAGGTCGGGCTCGCCTTCCAGCTCACCGACGACGTCCTCGGCATCTGGGGCGACCCGGCCGCCACCGGCAAGTCCGTCCACTCCGACCTGCGCGCCCGCAAGAAGTCCCTGCCGGTCGCCCACGCGCTCAACCAGGGCGGCACCCTCGGCGTCGAGCTGGCCACCTGGCTCGCCGCGCCCGGCCGCCCCGACGAGACCGAACTGCGCCGCGCCGCCGACCTGATCGAGGCCGCGGGCGGCCGCGACTGGGCCCGGGCGGAGGCGGCCCGGCGGATGGCCCTGGGCGAGGCCGCGCTGCACGGGGCCGGTCTCGACCCCGGCGCCCGTGACGAGCTGCTGGCC
Above is a genomic segment from Streptomyces collinus Tu 365 containing:
- a CDS encoding polyprenyl synthetase family protein, with amino-acid sequence MTVTPASLHRGRDATTPALRTALDLLDRRTRHQAAYHLGWITAAGAPTAADGGKAVRPALALLSAQAVGAPADTALPGAVAVELVHNFSLLHDDLMDGDEERRHRRTVWALWGASSAILTGDALLALAQEVLLDCGLPTAAAAAGLLARTTRRLIHGQVQDMAFEQRQHVTVEECLEMAAGKTGALLSASAAIGAVLAGAPRPVVDALALYGEQVGLAFQLTDDVLGIWGDPAATGKSVHSDLRARKKSLPVAHALNQGGTLGVELATWLAAPGRPDETELRRAADLIEAAGGRDWARAEAARRMALGEAALHGAGLDPGARDELLAVGRFIVHREV